Proteins co-encoded in one Kocuria flava genomic window:
- a CDS encoding YihY/virulence factor BrkB family protein, protein MSQDTDQDTRAKERTAPHPESDRKPDSITEISKPSWGYVLKRSVAEFSKDDCTDLAASLTYFAVLSLFPALLALVSLLGVFGQGEATAQAITDFLDQYAPAELVTLLEGPIANLTTSTGAGLALFTGILGALWTASGYTGAFGRAMNRIYEVEEGRPIWKLRPMNVLVTLMLVVIVALIMVMVVVSGDLARIVGDLIGLGSTAVTVWNIAKWPVVVALAVVLIAVLYYFTPNVRQPKFRWISLGSIIALVVMAVAGLGFAWYVSNFASYNATYGIIGSVIVLLLGLWIMNNVLLLGAEIDAELERGRELQGGLRAEESIQLPPRDTRQIDKLEEKTEKLVDQGRKLRLRHEHLDYSGGGDDHDDARADRTS, encoded by the coding sequence ATGAGCCAGGACACCGACCAGGACACCCGCGCCAAGGAGCGCACCGCACCGCACCCGGAGAGCGACCGCAAGCCCGACAGCATCACGGAGATCAGCAAGCCCTCGTGGGGGTACGTGCTCAAGCGCTCCGTCGCGGAGTTCTCGAAGGACGACTGCACCGACCTCGCGGCGTCGCTGACCTACTTCGCCGTCCTCTCCCTCTTCCCGGCGCTGCTCGCCCTCGTGTCCCTGCTGGGCGTCTTCGGCCAGGGCGAGGCGACCGCGCAGGCCATCACCGACTTCCTCGACCAGTACGCCCCCGCCGAGCTGGTGACCCTCCTCGAGGGGCCGATCGCCAACCTCACCACGAGCACCGGCGCCGGGCTCGCACTGTTCACGGGCATCCTCGGTGCGCTGTGGACCGCCTCCGGCTACACGGGCGCCTTCGGTCGGGCCATGAACCGCATCTACGAGGTCGAGGAGGGCCGGCCGATCTGGAAGCTGCGGCCCATGAACGTGCTCGTGACCCTGATGCTGGTCGTCATCGTCGCCCTGATCATGGTCATGGTCGTCGTCTCTGGCGACCTCGCCCGCATCGTCGGGGACCTCATCGGCCTCGGCAGCACCGCGGTGACCGTGTGGAACATCGCCAAGTGGCCCGTCGTCGTCGCCCTGGCCGTCGTGCTCATCGCCGTCCTGTACTACTTCACCCCCAACGTCCGGCAGCCCAAGTTCCGCTGGATCAGCCTCGGCTCCATCATCGCGCTCGTCGTGATGGCCGTGGCCGGCCTCGGCTTCGCCTGGTACGTCAGCAACTTCGCCTCCTACAACGCCACCTACGGCATCATCGGCTCGGTGATCGTGCTGCTGCTCGGGCTGTGGATCATGAACAACGTGCTGCTGCTCGGGGCCGAGATCGACGCCGAGCTCGAGCGCGGCCGGGAGCTGCAGGGCGGGCTGCGCGCCGAGGAGTCCATCCAGCTGCCGCCGCGCGACACCCGCCAGATCGACAAGCTGGAGGAGAAGACCGAGAAGCTCGTCGACCAGGGCCGGAAGCTGCGCCTGCGCCACGAGCACCTGGACTACTCCGGCGGCGGGGACGACCACGACGACGCCCGGGCGGACCGCACCTCCTGA
- a CDS encoding alpha/beta hydrolase, producing the protein MELLELGERGGGRPVVLVHGLAAAARAGWARTGWVRELERAGLRPLGPDLPGHGAAPGPVPGTTRSGLVAELVRLVEPLARAQGAPVPLAGYSLGAQLAWAAAAASPAVGPLVLGGLGVRDRLPALAGALRAPPPGRGGPVDVPAAAGPGRAGGPAHAPDSAAALAALLLRTAPDPSAASRWAALAGAVAAEPFDPAAAVPPQPALLLAGGADPWADPQALARLRRTSGAPTEVLVVPGRGHVDVLTAGAARRAAAAFLSRGPGC; encoded by the coding sequence GTGGAGCTGCTCGAGCTCGGCGAGCGCGGCGGCGGCCGGCCCGTGGTCCTCGTCCACGGCCTCGCCGCCGCCGCGCGTGCGGGCTGGGCGCGCACCGGCTGGGTGCGGGAGCTGGAGCGGGCCGGCCTGCGGCCCCTGGGTCCCGACCTGCCCGGCCACGGCGCCGCCCCCGGCCCCGTCCCCGGCACCACGCGCTCGGGGCTCGTGGCCGAGCTGGTCCGCCTCGTGGAGCCGCTCGCCCGTGCGCAGGGCGCACCGGTGCCCCTCGCCGGCTACTCCCTGGGCGCCCAGCTCGCCTGGGCGGCCGCCGCCGCCTCCCCCGCGGTCGGCCCGCTCGTGCTCGGCGGCCTGGGCGTGCGCGACCGCCTGCCGGCGCTCGCCGGCGCGCTCCGGGCCCCGCCGCCCGGGCGGGGCGGACCCGTGGACGTCCCCGCGGCCGCCGGTCCCGGGCGTGCCGGCGGGCCGGCGCACGCCCCGGACTCCGCCGCCGCCCTGGCCGCTCTCCTGCTGCGCACGGCCCCCGACCCCTCCGCCGCCTCCCGGTGGGCCGCGCTGGCCGGGGCCGTGGCCGCCGAGCCCTTCGACCCGGCCGCCGCCGTGCCGCCGCAGCCGGCGCTGCTGCTGGCCGGCGGGGCCGACCCGTGGGCGGACCCGCAGGCCCTGGCACGGCTGCGCCGCACGAGCGGGGCCCCCACCGAGGTGCTCGTCGTGCCGGGGCGCGGGCACGTGGACGTCCTCACGGCCGGGGCGGCCCGCCGCGCGGCCGCGGCCTTCCTGTCCCGCGGCCCCGGCTGCTGA
- a CDS encoding S-(hydroxymethyl)mycothiol dehydrogenase — translation MHEVRAVVVKAKNEPAVVETILVPDPGPGEALVDVITCGVCQTDHHYQVGAVGDDFPFLLGHEATGVVSAVGEGVTGLAPGDTVILNWRAVCGQCRACRKGEPWYCFDTHNATQKMTLEDGTELTPALGIGAFAEKTLVAAGQCTKIEAELAPEQYAAVGLLGCGVMAGIGAVLNTGALQRGESVAVIGCGGVGAAAIAGAALAGATTIVAVDLDDDKLATARRFGATHTVNSKDTDPVAAIRELTGGHGADVVVDAVGIAPTFAQAFEARDLAGRLVLVGVPAPGTTWEAPLDQVFGHGGAIKSAWYGDTLPSRDFPMLVDQYRLGRLDLDGFVTERIGLEDVEPAFAKMLAGKVLRSVVEIAPAPGAASTGAAR, via the coding sequence GTGCACGAGGTCAGAGCCGTCGTCGTGAAGGCGAAGAACGAACCGGCCGTGGTCGAGACGATCCTGGTCCCGGACCCGGGGCCCGGGGAGGCCCTGGTCGACGTCATCACCTGCGGGGTGTGCCAGACCGACCACCACTACCAGGTCGGGGCCGTGGGCGACGACTTCCCGTTCCTGCTCGGCCACGAGGCCACCGGGGTCGTCTCCGCCGTCGGCGAGGGGGTGACCGGCCTCGCCCCCGGCGACACCGTGATCCTGAACTGGCGGGCGGTGTGCGGGCAGTGCCGGGCCTGCCGCAAGGGCGAGCCCTGGTACTGCTTCGACACCCACAATGCCACCCAGAAGATGACCCTCGAGGACGGCACCGAGCTGACCCCCGCCCTGGGCATCGGCGCCTTCGCCGAGAAGACCCTGGTGGCCGCCGGGCAGTGCACGAAGATCGAGGCCGAGCTGGCCCCGGAGCAGTACGCGGCCGTGGGCCTGCTCGGCTGCGGGGTCATGGCCGGCATCGGCGCGGTCCTCAACACCGGGGCCCTCCAGCGCGGGGAGTCCGTGGCCGTGATCGGCTGCGGCGGGGTCGGTGCGGCAGCGATCGCCGGGGCCGCCCTGGCCGGGGCCACCACGATCGTCGCCGTGGACCTCGACGACGACAAGCTCGCCACCGCCCGGCGGTTCGGCGCCACCCACACCGTCAACTCGAAGGACACCGACCCGGTGGCCGCGATCCGCGAGCTCACCGGCGGGCACGGCGCCGACGTCGTGGTCGACGCGGTGGGGATCGCCCCCACCTTCGCCCAGGCCTTCGAGGCCCGCGACCTGGCCGGGCGCCTGGTCCTGGTCGGGGTCCCCGCCCCGGGCACCACCTGGGAGGCCCCGCTGGACCAGGTCTTCGGCCACGGCGGGGCCATCAAGTCCGCCTGGTACGGCGACACCCTGCCCTCGCGGGACTTCCCCATGCTCGTGGACCAGTACCGGCTGGGCCGGCTGGACCTCGACGGCTTCGTCACCGAGCGGATCGGGCTCGAGGACGTCGAGCCCGCCTTCGCGAAGATGCTCGCCGGGAAGGTCCTGCGCTCCGTCGTCGAGATCGCCCCCGCCCCCGGCGCCGCGTCCACGGGGGCCGCCCGATGA
- a CDS encoding MBL fold metallo-hydrolase yields MSAEPLRGGDGGRVRVEHLVTSGTFSLDGGTWEVDNNVWLIGDDEQVVVVDPAHDPAAVVEAVGGREVTAILLTHAHDDHIRAVREVAGQVGAPVHLHPADTVLWQQVYPETGFDRELADGQRIRAAGTALTVLHTPGHSPGSVCFWAADLGEHGILFSGDTLFAGGPGATGRSYSDFPTIIDSIRDRLLVLPEGAEVLTGHGETTTIGAEAPHLQEWIDRGH; encoded by the coding sequence ATGAGCGCCGAGCCGCTGCGCGGCGGCGACGGCGGGCGGGTGCGCGTGGAGCACCTGGTCACCTCCGGGACGTTCTCCCTGGACGGGGGCACCTGGGAGGTCGACAACAACGTCTGGCTGATCGGCGACGACGAGCAGGTCGTGGTCGTCGACCCCGCCCACGACCCGGCCGCGGTCGTGGAGGCCGTGGGCGGGCGGGAGGTCACCGCGATCCTGCTCACCCACGCCCACGACGACCACATCCGCGCCGTGCGCGAGGTCGCCGGCCAGGTCGGCGCCCCGGTGCACCTGCACCCGGCCGACACCGTGCTGTGGCAGCAGGTCTACCCCGAGACCGGCTTCGACCGCGAGCTCGCCGACGGGCAGCGGATCCGGGCCGCCGGCACGGCCCTGACCGTGCTGCACACCCCCGGCCACTCCCCCGGCTCGGTGTGCTTCTGGGCCGCGGACCTGGGCGAGCACGGGATCCTGTTCTCCGGGGACACCCTCTTCGCCGGCGGGCCCGGGGCCACGGGCCGGTCCTACAGCGACTTCCCCACGATCATCGACTCGATCCGGGACAGGCTGCTGGTGCTGCCCGAGGGCGCCGAGGTGCTCACGGGCCACGGGGAGACCACCACGATCGGGGCCGAGGCCCCGCACCTGCAGGAGTGGATCGACCGCGGCCACTGA
- a CDS encoding ADP-ribosylglycohydrolase family protein: protein MSAPLLQPDAGPDPLDPGYADSVRAALLGGALGDALGAAVRPAAPAGSADDAGQLRISSTTQLTLGTLDGLLEVLEWAADGLAADGTACLWLSYLRWLRGQDGALPAEAPQPPARPLEDHPVLLERRDTGTTALAALRTGRMGEVRRPVLPGSGDAGSVPRSAPLGLLPHVGWRTLAQLAVDGAALTHGEAEEQSAAAVHAFAVQAAVRARQEGLAHPVAAAVEAARATAGHLTRPAGTTRRLLGEAVAAGAAGSPPGDGDAAPAVLAAGLRAALDAERRADGPQDAWRRAVAAASRTGVPSAAGAVAGTVLAAAHGTAALPPDLLARLDAREAVEDLAGRWLRTVGAAPDA, encoded by the coding sequence ATGTCCGCACCTCTGCTGCAGCCCGACGCCGGCCCGGACCCGCTGGACCCCGGCTACGCCGACTCCGTGCGCGCCGCCCTGCTCGGCGGAGCCCTCGGCGACGCCCTCGGCGCCGCGGTCCGCCCGGCGGCCCCCGCCGGGAGCGCCGACGACGCCGGGCAGCTGCGGATCTCCTCCACCACCCAGCTGACCCTGGGCACCCTCGACGGCCTGCTGGAGGTGCTCGAGTGGGCCGCCGACGGCCTCGCGGCCGACGGCACGGCCTGCCTGTGGCTGTCCTACCTGCGCTGGCTGCGCGGCCAGGACGGGGCCCTTCCCGCCGAGGCACCGCAGCCGCCGGCCCGGCCCCTCGAGGACCACCCGGTGCTCCTGGAGCGCCGGGACACGGGCACCACGGCCCTGGCCGCGCTGCGCACGGGGCGGATGGGCGAGGTGCGCCGACCCGTGCTGCCCGGGTCCGGGGACGCGGGCAGCGTGCCCCGCTCGGCGCCGCTCGGGCTGCTGCCCCACGTGGGGTGGCGCACGCTGGCGCAGCTGGCCGTCGACGGCGCCGCGCTCACCCACGGCGAGGCGGAGGAGCAGTCCGCGGCCGCCGTCCACGCGTTCGCGGTCCAGGCCGCCGTGCGCGCCCGGCAGGAGGGCCTCGCCCACCCGGTCGCCGCCGCGGTGGAGGCCGCCCGGGCGACGGCCGGGCACCTGACCCGCCCGGCGGGCACGACCCGCCGCCTGCTCGGCGAGGCGGTGGCCGCCGGGGCGGCCGGTTCCCCGCCCGGGGACGGCGACGCGGCCCCGGCCGTGCTGGCGGCGGGGCTGCGGGCGGCCCTGGACGCGGAGCGGCGGGCGGACGGCCCGCAGGACGCGTGGCGCCGGGCCGTGGCCGCCGCGTCGCGCACCGGCGTCCCGTCCGCGGCGGGCGCGGTGGCCGGGACGGTCCTCGCGGCCGCGCACGGCACGGCCGCGCTGCCCCCGGACCTGCTCGCGCGGCTCGACGCCCGGGAGGCCGTCGAGGACCTCGCCGGACGCTGGCTCAGGACCGTGGGAGCGGCTCCAGACGCCTGA
- a CDS encoding 3'-5' exonuclease: MPSPTTAPAAATARTAGGPSFTAIDFETANRFPGSPCAVGLVRVRDGVVVEERSAYMRPPRTRDGFDPGNVRVHGITARTVAGHPRFEQLWPRIEAWILAEDPAELLVAHNARFDMGVIRAACAETGTPHAPLSYACSLALARRGYELASYALPRAAEAAGVPLGRHHDALEDARACAGVVVDLVRRAGAVTVPEALSGAGLAVRRLEPLPRS; this comes from the coding sequence GTGCCTTCCCCCACGACCGCCCCCGCCGCCGCGACCGCCCGCACCGCGGGCGGACCGTCCTTCACCGCGATCGACTTCGAGACCGCCAACCGGTTCCCCGGCTCCCCGTGCGCGGTGGGCCTGGTCCGGGTGCGCGACGGCGTCGTCGTCGAGGAGCGCTCCGCGTACATGCGCCCGCCCCGGACCCGCGACGGGTTCGACCCCGGCAACGTGCGCGTGCACGGGATCACCGCCCGCACCGTCGCCGGGCACCCCCGCTTCGAGCAGCTGTGGCCGCGGATCGAGGCGTGGATCCTCGCGGAGGACCCGGCGGAGCTGCTCGTGGCGCACAACGCCCGCTTCGACATGGGCGTGATCCGCGCCGCGTGCGCCGAGACGGGCACCCCGCACGCGCCGCTGTCCTACGCGTGCAGCCTGGCCCTGGCCCGGCGGGGCTACGAGCTGGCCTCCTACGCCCTGCCCCGGGCGGCCGAGGCCGCGGGGGTCCCGCTGGGCCGTCACCACGACGCCCTCGAGGACGCCCGGGCCTGCGCGGGGGTCGTCGTGGACCTGGTCCGCCGGGCCGGGGCGGTCACGGTGCCCGAGGCGCTGTCGGGGGCCGGGCTGGCCGTCAGGCGTCTGGAGCCGCTCCCACGGTCCTGA
- a CDS encoding phosphotransferase family protein, with protein sequence MPWSSLQHLPFARAVEAVLAEAGITADRGDWEVHAGGSAHVVVNVGHVISVRIAKNPTSCAHVERRTEVLRRLPRFSFATPRPLTGVVRSDGYTGVGLTWVPGVPHPPGHVDPAVLHRVLTELAGVDASGFARHLDRPGQHWGGHRRRHVLLDEVIPRLLPRNRDAARHAVAELAALPTVAPTLVHGDLMGHNMLWDGAQLTGVIDWDHACLYDPAHDAASLGLWYGWDALRGAVSEGVYERARLHARTFPLQAVAYALHHDLDTAQVNQAVARADDWIEANLRVPSA encoded by the coding sequence ATGCCCTGGTCCTCCCTCCAGCACCTGCCGTTCGCCCGAGCGGTCGAGGCCGTCCTGGCGGAGGCGGGGATCACCGCCGACCGCGGGGACTGGGAGGTGCACGCGGGCGGCTCCGCCCACGTGGTCGTCAACGTCGGGCACGTGATCTCGGTGCGGATCGCCAAGAACCCCACCTCGTGCGCCCACGTCGAGCGGCGCACCGAGGTGCTGCGGCGCCTGCCGCGGTTCTCGTTCGCCACGCCCCGCCCGCTCACCGGGGTGGTGCGCTCCGACGGGTACACCGGCGTGGGCCTGACCTGGGTGCCCGGGGTGCCCCACCCGCCCGGGCACGTGGACCCGGCCGTCCTGCACCGGGTGCTCACCGAGCTCGCCGGGGTCGACGCCTCCGGCTTCGCCCGCCACCTCGACCGTCCCGGCCAGCACTGGGGCGGGCACCGGCGCCGGCACGTGCTCCTGGACGAGGTGATCCCGCGGCTGCTGCCCCGCAACCGGGACGCGGCCCGGCACGCCGTCGCCGAGCTGGCCGCCCTGCCCACCGTGGCCCCCACGCTGGTGCACGGGGACCTCATGGGCCACAACATGCTCTGGGACGGGGCGCAGCTGACGGGCGTGATCGACTGGGACCACGCGTGCCTCTACGACCCGGCCCACGACGCCGCCTCGCTGGGGCTGTGGTACGGGTGGGACGCCCTGCGCGGGGCCGTGTCCGAGGGCGTCTACGAGCGCGCGCGCCTGCACGCCCGCACCTTCCCGCTGCAGGCGGTCGCCTACGCCCTGCACCACGACCTCGACACCGCCCAGGTCAACCAGGCCGTGGCCCGGGCCGACGACTGGATCGAGGCGAACCTGCGCGTGCCCTCCGCCTGA
- the rdgB gene encoding RdgB/HAM1 family non-canonical purine NTP pyrophosphatase encodes MPEPDGARVVLATRNPGKLAELRALLAEAVPGADVERLVVDAAAVGAPDVVEDGVSFEANALLKARSAAAASGLVAVADDSGLAVDVLGGAPGIFSARWAGRHGDDAANLRLLLDQLADVPDAHRGAGFVCAAALATPDGHEHVERGELRGTLLREPVGEHGFGYDPVLRPEGQQRSLAQLEQAEKNAISHRGQALRALLPHLLAVLDPVPRAAADPD; translated from the coding sequence GTGCCTGAGCCCGACGGCGCCCGCGTGGTGCTGGCCACCCGCAACCCCGGAAAGCTCGCCGAGCTGCGGGCCCTGCTCGCCGAGGCGGTGCCCGGCGCCGACGTCGAGCGGCTCGTGGTCGACGCCGCGGCCGTGGGGGCCCCCGACGTGGTCGAGGACGGGGTCAGCTTCGAGGCCAACGCCCTGCTCAAGGCCCGCTCCGCGGCCGCCGCCTCCGGGCTGGTCGCCGTGGCCGACGACTCCGGGCTCGCCGTCGACGTCCTGGGCGGGGCGCCCGGGATCTTCTCCGCCCGCTGGGCGGGCCGCCACGGCGACGACGCCGCGAACCTGCGGCTGCTGCTGGACCAGCTCGCCGACGTGCCCGACGCCCACCGCGGGGCCGGGTTCGTCTGCGCGGCGGCGCTCGCGACCCCGGACGGGCACGAGCACGTCGAGCGGGGCGAGCTGCGCGGCACCCTGCTGCGCGAACCCGTGGGCGAGCACGGCTTCGGCTACGACCCGGTGCTGCGCCCCGAGGGGCAGCAGCGCTCCCTCGCCCAGCTCGAGCAGGCCGAGAAGAACGCCATCAGCCACCGCGGGCAGGCCCTGCGGGCGCTGCTGCCCCACCTGCTGGCCGTCCTCGACCCCGTGCCGCGCGCCGCCGCGGACCCCGACTGA
- the rph gene encoding ribonuclease PH has translation MQNPAESTAPEPPTPGTARADGRTPDQLRPITITRGWSQQAEGSALIEFGSTRVLCTASVTEGVPRWLKGEGRGWVTAEYAMLPRATSTRSARESVKGRIGGRTHEISRLIGRSLRSVIDLTALGENTVVLDCDVLQADGGTRTAAITGAYVALAEAVAWAQAEGLVARRARPLTDTVAAVSVGIIDGVPMLDLPYVEDVRAETDMNVVVTGSGDFVEVQGTAEGAPFDRAELDALLDLALAGCAELTQIQQRTLREAGGA, from the coding sequence ATGCAGAACCCCGCCGAGTCCACCGCGCCGGAGCCCCCGACCCCCGGGACGGCCAGGGCCGACGGCCGCACCCCCGACCAGCTGCGCCCCATCACGATCACCCGCGGCTGGTCCCAGCAGGCGGAGGGCTCCGCGCTCATCGAGTTCGGCAGCACCCGGGTGCTGTGCACCGCCTCCGTGACCGAGGGCGTCCCGCGCTGGCTCAAGGGCGAGGGCCGCGGCTGGGTGACCGCCGAGTACGCCATGCTCCCGCGCGCGACCTCCACCCGTTCGGCCCGGGAGTCCGTCAAGGGCCGGATCGGCGGGCGCACCCACGAGATCTCCCGGCTCATCGGCCGCTCCCTGCGCTCCGTGATCGACCTCACCGCCCTGGGCGAGAACACCGTGGTGCTGGACTGCGACGTCCTCCAGGCCGACGGCGGGACCCGCACCGCGGCGATCACCGGCGCCTACGTGGCCCTCGCCGAGGCCGTGGCCTGGGCGCAGGCCGAGGGACTCGTGGCCCGCCGGGCCCGCCCGCTGACCGACACCGTCGCGGCCGTGTCGGTCGGGATCATCGACGGCGTGCCGATGCTGGACCTGCCCTACGTGGAGGACGTGCGCGCCGAGACCGACATGAACGTGGTCGTCACCGGCTCCGGCGACTTCGTCGAGGTGCAGGGCACCGCCGAGGGCGCCCCGTTCGACCGCGCCGAGCTCGACGCCCTGCTCGACCTGGCGCTCGCGGGGTGCGCCGAGCTCACCCAGATCCAGCAGCGCACCCTCCGGGAGGCCGGCGGTGCCTGA
- a CDS encoding MBL fold metallo-hydrolase, with product MKLTIIGCTGSFAGPDSPASCYLVSGEDAGGRIWRVLLDMGNGALGVLQRHIDLHQIDAVLVSHLHPDHCIDLAGLHVAVKWDPRGWDAPRIPLWAPEGADRYLASTHGLPAGPGMHGEFDFHAWRPERPVRIGPFTVTPYLVEHPTPEPYALRIDYDGVMGPSTLAYSGDTDACEGLVRAARDADVFLCEAAYHEGRDDALRGIHLTGRRAGEAARDAGARKLLLTHLPVWNSPTRAVEEAEAVFAGPIGVAEPAYTYRVVRRTPPRTGRAGGAAAAGAAGQGAG from the coding sequence ATGAAACTGACGATCATCGGCTGCACCGGCTCCTTCGCCGGCCCGGACTCGCCGGCGTCCTGCTACCTGGTCAGCGGCGAGGACGCCGGGGGCCGGATCTGGCGGGTGCTGCTGGACATGGGCAACGGCGCCCTCGGGGTCCTGCAGCGCCACATCGACCTGCACCAGATCGACGCCGTGCTCGTCAGCCACCTGCACCCGGACCACTGCATCGACCTCGCCGGGCTGCACGTGGCCGTCAAGTGGGACCCGCGCGGGTGGGACGCCCCCCGGATCCCGCTGTGGGCCCCCGAGGGTGCCGACCGGTACCTGGCCTCCACCCACGGCCTGCCGGCCGGCCCCGGCATGCACGGGGAGTTCGACTTCCACGCCTGGCGGCCCGAGCGGCCCGTGCGGATCGGGCCGTTCACCGTGACCCCCTACCTCGTGGAGCACCCGACCCCCGAGCCCTACGCCCTGCGCATCGACTACGACGGGGTCATGGGCCCGAGCACCCTGGCCTACTCCGGGGACACCGACGCGTGCGAGGGGCTCGTGCGGGCGGCGCGCGACGCCGACGTCTTCCTGTGCGAGGCCGCCTACCACGAGGGCCGCGACGACGCCCTGCGCGGCATCCACCTCACGGGCCGCCGTGCGGGGGAGGCCGCCCGGGACGCCGGGGCCCGGAAGCTGCTGCTGACGCACCTGCCGGTGTGGAACTCGCCGACCCGCGCCGTCGAGGAGGCCGAGGCCGTCTTCGCCGGGCCGATCGGGGTGGCCGAGCCCGCCTACACCTACCGCGTCGTCCGCCGCACCCCGCCCCGCACCGGACGCGCCGGCGGGGCCGCAGCGGCGGGCGCCGCCGGGCAGGGTGCGGGGTAA
- the murI gene encoding glutamate racemase: MQDDDVSGAGAPTAAGPNPGSPIGVFDSGVGGLTVARAIIDQLPHERIVYVGDTAHGPYGPLPLAEVRAHALRIMDELVDSGVKLLVIACNTASAAVLRDARERYTRVYGIPVVEVIQPAVRRAVASTRNGRIGVIGTEATVGSRAYDDTFAAAPHLRLHSVACPAFVDYVEAGVTTGPELLATAQAYLDPLRDAEVDTLVLGCTHYPLLTGVISYVMGDAVTLVSSAEETAKDVYRALVGHGLEREPGLPAEHEFLATGDAEAFEVLARRFLGPEVARVRHTSSVAEQYPTGSLARITPEMAAGPHRP, from the coding sequence ATGCAGGATGACGACGTCTCGGGGGCCGGCGCCCCCACCGCGGCCGGGCCGAACCCGGGCTCGCCCATCGGAGTGTTCGACTCGGGCGTCGGCGGGCTGACCGTCGCCCGCGCCATCATCGACCAGCTGCCCCACGAGCGGATCGTCTACGTGGGGGACACCGCCCACGGCCCGTACGGCCCCTTGCCCCTGGCGGAGGTGCGCGCCCACGCGCTGCGGATCATGGACGAGCTCGTCGACTCCGGGGTGAAGCTGCTCGTCATCGCCTGCAACACCGCCTCGGCCGCCGTGCTGCGCGACGCGCGCGAGCGCTACACGCGCGTCTACGGGATCCCGGTCGTGGAGGTGATCCAGCCCGCCGTGCGCCGGGCCGTGGCCTCCACCCGCAACGGGCGGATCGGGGTGATCGGGACGGAGGCCACCGTCGGCTCCCGCGCCTACGACGACACCTTCGCCGCGGCGCCCCACCTGCGGCTGCACTCCGTGGCCTGCCCCGCGTTCGTCGACTACGTCGAGGCCGGGGTGACCACGGGCCCCGAGCTGCTGGCCACCGCCCAGGCCTACCTCGACCCGCTGCGGGACGCGGAGGTGGACACCCTCGTGCTCGGCTGCACCCACTACCCGCTGCTGACCGGCGTGATCTCCTACGTGATGGGGGACGCGGTCACCCTCGTCTCCAGCGCCGAGGAGACCGCCAAGGACGTCTACCGGGCGCTCGTGGGCCACGGCCTCGAGCGCGAGCCCGGGCTGCCCGCCGAGCACGAGTTCCTCGCCACGGGCGACGCCGAGGCCTTCGAGGTCCTGGCCCGCCGGTTCCTGGGGCCCGAGGTCGCCCGGGTGCGGCACACCAGCTCCGTGGCCGAGCAGTACCCCACCGGCTCCCTGGCCCGGATCACCCCGGAGATGGCCGCCGGCCCGCACCGCCCCTGA
- a CDS encoding DUF2017 domain-containing protein, translated as MAQGFRATRRGITARLEPAEKQVLGKLFADVAEALAPDEHPQDPLERMLGVSADASAPEDPAVRRLLPDASTEPERAAEFRRYTERGLREAKIGALRQAALALEAEPVRLDPEQAGAFGRALNDVRLVLADRLGIRSEADAERIGAHDDWSAVEDVETYMSLLYNFVSWLQETLVQALLQELPRE; from the coding sequence ATGGCCCAGGGCTTCCGCGCGACCCGCCGGGGGATCACCGCGCGCCTCGAGCCGGCCGAGAAGCAGGTGCTCGGCAAGCTCTTCGCCGACGTCGCCGAGGCGCTGGCCCCCGACGAGCACCCGCAGGACCCCCTCGAGCGCATGCTCGGGGTCTCCGCGGACGCCTCGGCCCCCGAGGACCCCGCCGTCCGCCGGCTGCTGCCCGACGCGAGCACCGAGCCCGAGCGGGCCGCGGAGTTCCGCCGCTACACCGAGCGCGGGCTGCGCGAGGCCAAGATCGGGGCGCTGCGCCAGGCGGCGCTCGCCCTCGAGGCGGAGCCGGTGCGGCTGGACCCCGAGCAGGCCGGGGCCTTCGGCCGGGCCCTCAACGACGTCCGCCTGGTCCTCGCCGACCGGCTCGGGATCCGCAGCGAGGCCGACGCCGAGCGGATCGGCGCGCACGACGACTGGTCGGCCGTCGAGGACGTCGAGACGTACATGTCGCTGCTGTACAACTTCGTCTCGTGGCTGCAGGAGACCCTCGTGCAGGCCCTGCTCCAGGAGCTGCCGCGCGAGTGA
- the clpS gene encoding ATP-dependent Clp protease adapter ClpS, whose protein sequence is MPELRTPPAPVLRAPAAAAATVLPGTGTETGGTTGLAPDLPWNVVVWDDPVNLMSYVTWVFRSYFGYPEERARALMLEVHHSGRSVVASGSLEEAETHTAALHGFGLWATFEQAGGR, encoded by the coding sequence ATGCCTGAGCTCCGCACCCCGCCCGCCCCCGTCCTCCGGGCGCCCGCCGCCGCCGCGGCCACCGTCCTGCCGGGCACCGGCACCGAGACCGGGGGGACCACCGGGCTCGCCCCCGACCTGCCCTGGAACGTGGTGGTGTGGGACGACCCGGTGAACCTCATGAGCTACGTCACCTGGGTGTTCCGCTCCTACTTCGGCTACCCGGAGGAGCGGGCCCGGGCGCTGATGCTGGAGGTCCACCACAGCGGCCGCTCCGTCGTCGCCAGCGGCTCCCTCGAGGAGGCGGAGACGCACACCGCGGCGCTGCACGGGTTCGGCCTGTGGGCCACCTTCGAGCAGGCGGGGGGCCGCTGA